cacaaagctaccgaagggaatgattgagactgaaggtttcgacaagctgaaaccaacttcagacgtctcttttctgttagagacaaagtcatggacactgaatctatttgaaaacccaaaaaggttacctttgtctgaggaatcaatgaactctttggtaaattgatcctccaaccatgtctttgaagaaacaatacaagttgattcgtatgagattctgcagaatgtaaagactgagcaagtaccaagatatcgtccaaataaggaaataccgcaataccctgttctctgattacagagagaagggcaccgagaacctttgaaaagatccttggagctgttgctaggccaaacggaagggcaacaaactggtaatgcttgtctagaaaagagaatctcaggaactgatagtgatctggatgaattggaatatgaagatgcgcatcctgtaagtctattgtagacatataatgcccttgctgaacaaaaggcagaatagtccttatagtcaccattttgaatgttggaatccttacataacgattcaatatttttagatccagaactggtctgaaggaattctccttctttggtacaatgaatagatttgagtaaaaccccagaccttgttccaaaactggaacttgcacaattaccccagccaactctaggtctgaaacacatttcagaaatgcctgagccttcactgggtttactggaatgcgtgagagaaaaaatcttctcacaggcggccttaccttgaaacctattctgtacccttgtgaaacaatgttctgaatccaaagactgtgaatcgaattgatccaaatatctttgaaaaattgtaacctgccccctaccagctgtgctggaatgagggccgcaccttcatgtggatttaggagctggttttgactttctaaaaggcttggatttattccagactggagaaggtttccaaatggaaaccgttcctttaggggaaggatcaggcttttgttccttattctgacaaaaggaacgaaaacgattagtgccctatatttacctttagattttttgtcctgaggcaaaaaggttcctttccccccagtaacagttgaaattatagaatccaactgtgaaccaaataatttattaccttggaaagaaagagaaagcaaagttgacttagaagtcatatctgcattccaagatttaagccataaagctcttctagctaaaatagctaaagacatatacctgacatcaattctaatgatatcaaaaatggcatcacaaataaagttattagcatgttgaagaagtttaacaatgctataagcattatggtctgacacttgttgcgctaaagcctccaaccagaaagtggaagctgcagcaacatcagccaaagaaatagcaggtctaagaagattacctgaacataaataagctctccttagaaaggattcaagcttcctatctaaaggatccttaaaggaagtactatccgccgtaggaatagtagtacgtttagcaagagtagagatagccccatcaattttagggattttgtcccaaaactctaatctatcagatggcacagggtacaatttcttaaacctttgagaaggagtaaatgaagtacccagactattacattccctagaaattacttctgaaatagcatcaggaactggaaaaacttcgggaataactacatgaggtttgaagaccgaatttaaacgcttagtagatttagtatcaagaggactagactcctccatatctaatgcaattaacacttctttaagtaaagaacgaataaactccatcttaaataaatatgaagatttatcagtttcaatatctgaggcagactcttctgaaccagatagatcctcatcagaaacagataagtcagaatgatgacggtcacttaaaaattcatctgaagttttaaaagaccttttacatttactggaaggaggaataacagacagagccttcctaacagatttagaaacaaattattttacattaacagggacatcatgaacattagatgttgaaggaacaacaacaggtaatggattattactaatggaaacacaatctgcattagaaagtttatcatgacagttatcacaaactacagccggaggaacagttaccaaaagtttacaacagatgcacttaactttggtagaaccagcatcaggcagcgtctttccagaagtagattctgatccagggtcaggttgagacatcgtgcaatatgtaatagaaaaaacaacatataaagcaaaattatcaaattccttaaatgacagtttcaggaatgggaaaaaatgccaaatgaacaagcctctagcaaccagaagcaatgaaaaatgagactgaaataatgtgaaaaaaaggtggagacaagaatgacgcccacatttttttggcgccaagaatgacgcccacattattggcgccaagtacaacgcccatattttttggcgacaattatgacgccacatcctgtgacgccgaaaaaaaaacgactcccacatttttggcgcaaaaaaaacgtctgaacacatatacgtcaaaaaatgacgcaaccacgaacaaacttctggcgtcaattagggcgccggaaatgacaaaatttttgcgccaaaaaagtcagcgccaagaatgacgcaataaattgtagcattttcagccccccgcgagcccacagggaaaaaagtcaattgaaaaattttaaaggtaagaaaaaaatatttaatcatatgcattatcccaaataatgaaactgactgtctgaaataaggaatactgattatcctgaatcatggcaaatataagtttaaacacatatatttagaactttacaaataaagtgcccaaccatagcttagagtgtcataataaaataagacttacttaccctaagacactcatctacatatagtagatagccaaaccagtactgaaacgagaatcagtagaggtaatggtacataagagtatatcgtcgatctgaaaagggaggtaagagatgaatctctacgaccgataacagagaacctatgaaatagatcccctagaggaagaccattgtattcaaataggcaatactctcttcacatccctctgacattcactgcactctgagaggaaaaccgggctccaggctgctgcgaagcgcatatcaacgtagaatctagcacaaacttacttcaccccctccatgggaggcaaagtttgtaaaactgaattgtgggtgtggtgaggggtgtatttataggcattttgaggtttgggaaactttgcccctcctggtaggaatgtatatcccatacgtcactagctcatggactcttgctaattacatgaaagaaagagaggggagagagagcgcaaaagagagggggagaaagagcgcaaaagagaggggggagagagagtgcaaaagagaggggggagagagagcgcaaaagagaggggggagagagcacaaaagaggggggagagagcgcaaaagaggggggagagagagcgcaaaagaggggggagagagagagcgcaaaagagttgggagagagcgcaaaagagagggggggagagagcgcaaaagatatggggagagagagcgcaaaagagatggggagagagcacaaaagagatgggagagagagcacaaaagagaggggggagagaggggggagagagagagcggaaaagagatgggggagagagagcgcaaaagagagggggagagagagagtgcaaaagagaggggggagagcgcaaaagagagggggagagctcaaaagagagggggagagagagagcgcataagagatgggggagagagagctcaaaagagagggggagagaaggcaaaagagagggggagagagagcaaaagaactgattgtgcaataatgaatgtcgacagcgtatgttgtcggcatttatcgatgtgcgggggacatgatatgctacatcgtatcttgtctgctcgcactttcataaatcagcccttaTGTGTCTACTACGTGTGTTTTTTAAGCCAACATAATAAAGTTTCCTTAATTTTCCTACGGATTTGAGCCGGGCTGAAATTTGTTGATGTTAGTAAGAAAATTTGTCAAATAGTTTTAGAACACAGCGGtatcaatataatttaataaataatgaactccatcaataaaaaaatatctatattatGAATGCATAATTTCTTTTTGTTCTACAAACTTAATAAACCAATAAAGATTCAGACACAAGTAACTGTAATATTTACATAATTCTTCAGGAcagaatgataaaataaataacatctcCATGACAAATAACCATTTATTTCTCCCTTTTACCAAAGGAAATATCCCAAGTGCAACTGTAACAAACAACACATCACTAACAGAGTTCTTCCTTGTGTCATTTTTGGCTTACACAAACAACCAAGCTGTAGTATGTACAGGAGTTTTTATCATGTATCTGCTGGCTGTGCTTGGTAACCTAATGATTACTACAGCTGTGTGCCTGGTGCCTCAACTTCATACACCAATGTATTTCTTCCTGTGCAATCTGTCAGTTGAAGACATTGTGTACGTCTCTACGGTTTTGCCAAAACTAATGGTCACCACTGTCACCAGAGATACCAGCATTTGTTTCTCAAGATGTATTGTACAGATGTTTTTATTTGCATCATGTGTTGTTgtagaatttttattattaacttccATGGCTTATGACCGATATGTGGCTATATGTATTCCTCTGAATTATATACTCATTATGAACAAAATGGTGTGTATTCTTTTAGCCTTTTCCTCCTGGTTTCTTGGAGCCATGATGTCATTAATATTTACTTTGATGGTGACTAAGTTGACATTCTGTGACGTACAAGACATTAACCATTTCTTTTGTGATCCCCAAACTGTGATAAAGATCTCTTGCAGTGACACCACAGACATTATAATGTTTACAAGTATTGGTGGTGTTCTAGTGGGATGTTGTCCTTTTATATTTATCATAACCTCCTATATGTACATCATATCGACCATCCTGAAAATTCAGACCTCAGGAGGAAGAAGTAAGACATTCTCCAGCTGTTCCTCACATCTCATGgttgtcattttattttatggGACCTCTGTAAGTATGAACATgaaaccaaagtcagaaaattccCAGAACATAGATATAATTCTCTCCTTACTGTATATTGCTGTGGTTCCAGTGTTAAATCCTCTAGTCTACAGCTTAAGAAATAGAGAGGTTATGAAAGCCatgaaaaaatgtttcacaaaaatcaTTACATTTTAGAATGTCACATTTTTCatctatttttattgaggtttaataaaTAGGGTACAGTCAATACAAATTAACAATACATTTAAGACACACAACAGAATCATCACAAAGTTACTTATAACAAAGGTAAGTGATCTGACAGTAGTGCATATAATCATCCATtgatcaaacaaaacaaaacaaaaaacactcaaGATCCTATTTGGTTAGAGTACTCTCTGAACGGGAAACCTCCCTGATTACTCAATGGACCACTATTGGATCTTCCAGTCAATAGGAAATAATATGGAAAAAAGGAGATATTCGACAAAACAAGAAAACAATTGATCGCTCTGTGTATTGGGAATAGAAAATGATGAAAACTAATTTTCTCATACTCACGACTAAACAATCAAGAAAAGACCCAGCATTAATATTAATATGCAAATCCAGTATACAAAGTTTTGGAGAGAAACTTTACTAGATTTTTCTTGTATAAGGGCAACTGAAAAGTACCCGTATATCAACTTTACCTAATAGAAAGCTGTCTGGATAACTGATTTGGTCATATAGTTTCAACAGCATTTCATTTAAGAACTAAATAGCTTAGACATTAGGCAACAAAGGATAATGCCCATATTATGCCCTCTGAAGCCAAAACAAATTCCCAACCTCCTCCTTCACAAGTGAATACACCTTCTCATAATAATTAGCCAAAGGTAACTTATATTGTAGAGAACTAGCAATTGTTGgcaaatatagataaaaataagaCACCCTCTGCTCTACTAATAAGATATTAGTAATCTCACCTGAGCTTGTTGCAACCCAGCATGGCTGCTGCCCAGACAAACCACTAGAGTATCCCATTTTAACCTCTAAACAACACACACGTACCATGTATATTGCATGTCCTTAAGGGGTTTCCCACCCTCTAATAGCATGAGTCTCGAGAAAAGCTACTACTACATGCCTCACTCCAGGAGCCATTCAACAACAGAGTGATATAATTAAAAACTAGATAAAGCATACAGGGTTTGTGGGCTGTTGTTAAGGAGTTAATGCCATAAAGACAGGAAAGAATAAAACAGAGAGGATGACATCTAGGTTATAAGTCAGGGAGAAAACGATAAAGGTAAAGCAAAACATTGTATCTTTATATATTGTATAAGGAAAACTGTTGGTGTTATTTCTTAGCAAATCCCATTACATGCACTTACTTTAGTTATGGGACATTTAACAGTTGGGTAAAACTACAGTAGCAGAGTCACTACTACTCATGCTTAAGTTTTTCATCTTGTGTCTGTAGTTGCTCTCTTAttgtaacccttaaaatgtggcagttagtgaagctctgcatcttcacactggatgCCACCACCATGGATTTTAAGTATTCTCAGACAGAagaggtgcacattcacagatcattgATATTGTTGACTTCTTGACAAGCTACATCATGCAACTCAGTTTATTGTCCACCATACAGAGCAGAGGCCGTATATATTTTAGGgcctgcattgctctatattattcttAATGGATGATGTTTTATATTTGTTACATAACCTTTAAACAGTATATAAGAACTGCAATTATGTTCTGCTTTACATGACCaaactgttttttatatttattaatttcatatattttttctgtagtgtagggatctgcCTAAACCTCCCCACCCCCTCCAAACGATtacttattttctgtagtgtagtttcccacctctcccctccaaattataattttctgtagtgtaggggcacatccctccctctcccctgcctaaCATATTTTTGTAGTATAGGGAACCCTGTACCTCCCTCTCCCTTCTGCACAAAGCCGCCCATCAGCCTCCCTCCCATAGCTTGCATCAGCAACATTGGAAGAtgattacagagagtgacacagacaaaGTTCCACCCTATGGCATTTTTAGTATCATCACTAAATCAGATTGCAATATTTGTTGGAAATTTCCCCATTTATTGAATGGCTGTAATTGGTAATTCAATAATAACAATTTTTGTTTATCTGATGTTTCAAACTTCCCACACCAATGTATTTCTTCCTATGCAAACTATCAGCCCAGGACATTGTGCGAGTCTCTTTAGCCAAAACCATTGGCCATTACAATCACAGTAGACACCAGCATCTCTTTCTCTGCATGTATATTACAGTTTTTTCTATCTACATCATATCTTGGTAAAGAGTTCTGCCTCCTGACTTCCATGGCCTATGATTGTTGTGTAGCCATCTGTTTTCCCTTGCACCATTCGTGCATCATTTTGGCCACTTCTTCCTAGATTATGGATGCCATAAATTCAACAATATTCTCACTATTGATTTACAAGCTATCGTTCAGCAAAGTAgaagaattaaataaaatattttgtgatCGCCAAACACTGTTAATTCTCTCCTACAATACCACACATATAAGTGTGTTGGGTGTTGTCTATGGGTTTTGTCTATTTTTTATTGATTTGAACTCCTGTATCTATATAATAAATACTATcctaaaattaaaacatttgtaaGAACCAAAATCTTTTCCAGCTTTTCTTCATATctaattattgtaattttattctATGGGACATGCCTGGTTTGAACATTAAACCTAAGTTTGAAGAATCACAGGAATTGGACAAAATGATCTCCCTAATGTATGTTGCTGTTGCTCCAATGTTAAATCCGCTAGTCTATAGCCTAAAAAACAGAGATGTTTTGTAAGCAATGGAAAAGTGTTTGAGAAATAAGTTTACATTTTAGAATCAACTATCATGGTAATGATGTAAAGAATAGAGAGAGTGAAGGAGAAAGAAAATGGAAGAAGGGGAAGTAAAGAGGAAGAGAGGGAAGAaggaagatagagagagaaggaTGAAGAGAGGTAGAGAGGGAAAAAGGAAGAAATTAAGAGAGGGAAGGAGGATTAGAGGGAGGGAGAAAAGGAGGAAGAGAGGGATAGAGGGAAGGATGAAGAGGGAAAGTGTGAGaagaggaagagagggggagagagagagagagggagagagagagagagagagagagagagggaaggatgaATACAGAGAAATAGGGAAAGGAAAAAGGAGGAGAagaaggagagaagagaaagaggaagagagggagaaaggATATTAGGGAGAGGAAAATGAAAAAAGGAGGAAGAGAGGGAGCGAGTGAatgaggaagagagagaaggatagaaagagggaaagagaagggagtgagagagagggagtatGAGAGGGAGGAAAGGTTGATGAGAGGTAGAAAATGAAGAAGGAAGAGAGGAACAGAGGGAAGGGAGACTAGAGGGAGGgagaaggagaaagagagggatagagagaaggATGAAGAGAGGGTGACATGGAAGAAGAAAGAGATGAGAGGGAAAAATGAAGAGGGGCAGTGAGGGAAGGAggaagagagggagtgagagagaatgaggaagagagagagaaggctgaagaaaaaaaagtgtgaaagaggaagagaggggagagagagagagagagagggaggatgagagagagagagagagagagagagagagggaggaaaggaTGAAGAGAGGTAGAGAGGgaaagaggaagagagggagaaagggaacaaggggagagagaaggctgaaaaaaagaagagagggaaagaggaagagaggggagagaggcaggGAGGATAAGAGGAAGAGAAGAAAGGaggaagagagcgagagaggggaagagaaacagcgggagagagggaaagaggaagagagggagagagggaaggataaaGAGAGGGGAATAAGGAAAGGAAAAATGAGTAAGAGAGGGAGAAAGGGAAGGATgaagagaggaagagaggaaaacaggAAGATAAGAAGAGATAGAAAAGAaggaagagagggaaggagagaagaATAAAGTAAGGAAGAGAGGGAAGTAGGGAGAGAAGAAGAGTAGGAAGGgggaacagagggggagagaaagggatgGAGAGATGTATTGTtgttataactttttaattttttattattattgttgaaaCAAAATATCAGTTTTCCAAGGTTTAATAACTAATATATGATGTGCTACAGATTTTGAAAATTTAGACATTAGTTTTAATATTTAGATAATTTCAGTCATAGTTGTTATAATTAGTTAAGGTTTCAATTGATAACATTTTGCTTTTACCCAACATGCACTGTTAAATGCTAACTTAACAAACTTATGcaacaataaatataaaattattaaagggacatgaaaccaaaaaagggctagaatacaagtggcagtgtattttttaaattttttgcattAGCGAAAACACCGCTAGCGTTAAGATTTTTCTGCTATCcggtttgtgctggtattacaagtttaaaaaaaacatattttatgctagcgttaacccgaatacctacacatataattacataaatatatatgtacaaatatataaaaatatagataaatgtaAAAAAGGTTGCACTCTACAATAAGGCTTATATTCCTAATGCCANNNNNNNNNNNNNNNNNNNNNNNNNNNNNNNNNNNNNNNNNNNNNNNNNNNNNNNNNNNNNNNNNNNNNNNNNNNNNNNNNNNNNNNNNNNNNNNNNNNNatatttttttgtttttgtttcagaaacttttaattttttaaatggtaataataaacattttattattaaatacactcttttgaacagattataataaatatccatataatctgtcaataaaaaacaatttgactcccatgactggtagttggctatttgacaagcacatgcataagatcaaataatgcattaattttagaaaatccactgattccgagaatattacattaaactatcttttttaacattaatgttcgggctcctgaagatgaggttcaggtgcctggacaggtcgggaggaggcctccagtacaacccaaagaaggtggctaagatcgttgtagcctgtagcgtcctgcataatattgcacagcgggctgggatgctgcaggccgtcccggcggaccgaaacctcctcagagatgaggaggatgatcctgttctagaggggccattccgggacgaggggctcaatgtcagagcagacatcatcaaccgccactttagacggtaaagaatagaagttagactggagtattgtcaatagatgtgaactctagggaaatgacaagtagagaattgtgcaaacatgttaggattgttcatcaaatgctaaaaatgtgtttcatttattaatataggtgatgctctgggcattgggtcctgtagcgagtctttgccacctggtttttaaagaggacatcagatggtaagtataaatgtatggactgttgctggcatgaattgtacacaaatacatcatatggcatacattttctaaactagtatttagtttacacattacttaaaatgtaaatactcagaaagggatcctctagcatgactatggttcaatgtcacacattagaggtttgttctgctcaatatgactcatcttcacacttgatagaaaataacacaagatgctacacacgcttagtaagctagtgacagaaatgtattctgaaatggggggtgggagaggggtacagaactgattcacacacttgtagtaatttttattaaactttttctgccattagggagctgacttaatctaaagactgaaagggaagaattagaagcctgacagtgaagattgcccagactgacagtggaaaaagccaagattgaaattgaagtataccaatgggataatgtctggcattatctttccaatctgctgaccttgaaaaccatacaaagacatgttcacatggtaagtgccaactatttgatagaataaggctgtggaggcatcctattggagacacttagatgattttctaatttttagatggtatttcacagtcctctatttttgaactgatgaataagacacctattgaagatcaactgtttacccctgaattgactttcaaagaccatgcattatccaggttggtgtaccaatgcatgctagttaagaatcacaggaagaatgttgaatattagtagcttacatacattagtcatatttagttcttaattagatatttagggatcacaatcagacacttagatgattttacttttttagatgggatttcacagtcctctattttatgaactgatgaataagacacctattgaagatcaactgtttacccctgaattgactttcaaagaccatgcattatccaggttggtgtaccaatgcatgctagttaagaatcacaggaagaatgttgaatattagtagcttacatacattagtcatatttagttcttaattagatatttagggatcacaatcagacacttagatgattttacttttttagatgggatttcacagtcctctattttatgaactgatgaatatgacacctattgaagatcaactgtttacccctgaattgactttcaaagaccatgcattatccaggttggtgtaccaatgcatgctagttaagaatcacaggaagaatgttgaatattagtagcttacatacattagtcatatttagttcttaattagatatttagggatcacaatcagacacttagatgattttacttttttagatgggatttcacagtcctctattttatgaactgatgaataagacacctattgaagatcaactgtttacccctgaattgactttcaaagaccatgcattatccaggttggtgtaccaatgcatgctagttaagaatcacaggaagaatgttgaatattagtagcttacatacattagtcatatttagttcttaattagatatttagggatcacaatcagacacttagatgattttacttttttagatgggatttcacagtcctctattttatgaactgatgaataagacacctattgaagatcaactgtttacccctgaattgactttcaaagaccatgcattatccaggttggtgtaccaatgcatgctagttaagaatcacaggaagaatgttgaatattagtagcttacatacattag
The nucleotide sequence above comes from Bombina bombina isolate aBomBom1 chromosome 7, aBomBom1.pri, whole genome shotgun sequence. Encoded proteins:
- the LOC128636726 gene encoding olfactory receptor 1G1-like gives rise to the protein MTNNHLFLPFTKGNIPSATVTNNTSLTEFFLVSFLAYTNNQAVVCTGVFIMYLLAVLGNLMITTAVCLVPQLHTPMYFFLCNLSVEDIVYVSTVLPKLMVTTVTRDTSICFSRCIVQMFLFASCVVVEFLLLTSMAYDRYVAICIPLNYILIMNKMVCILLAFSSWFLGAMMSLIFTLMVTKLTFCDVQDINHFFCDPQTVIKISCSDTTDIIMFTSIGGVLVGCCPFIFIITSYMYIISTILKIQTSGGRSKTFSSCSSHLMVVILFYGTSVSMNMKPKSENSQNIDIILSLLYIAVVPVLNPLVYSLRNREVMKAMKKCFTKIITF